TCCTGCAGATAGAAAAGCGGACGCTCGTCGACCAGTGCATGCAGCAGACCATTCTCGATGATGTACAGCTGGTTGCCAGGCAGTACCTTGGCCAGATCATCGACACGTTCCAGGCGCAATGGCTCACCCGTGGGTTGTAGCCCTTCCAGCAACTGAGTGGGGATGCTCTGCAGGCGATTGATCAACTGATCGGCGTAAGCCGGTTGCTCCCCGAGTAAATACATAACCGAAATTCCTTGAACTGGCTGGACTGGCTGACCACACGAAGGTCCCTGGAACAATAGGCTTGACGCTTCTCCGAGTAAATCACCTTGCGCTGGTGTTGTGAGCTAGCTCTTGTTGTTGCCTTGAGCGGCGTCCAGTTGACCGTTCAATTCAGCCTTGTGAGCGGCTGGCAACTCGCTCCAGTGCACATTGAGCAGAGCGCCCTCGATGGCATAGAGCAGTACCTTGGATGCGCGAAAACCGCGCGCCTTGACTGCCCGGTAGGCGCCGACGGCACCGTAGCGACGCAGGTCGTTGGCGCTGTGTATGCCAACGGCATGCAGCCATTGCGCAGAGGTTTTGCCGAGGTTCTTCAGGTGTTGCAGTTCGTCGTGCATCGGGCCTCCAAGCGTGGCTGTGAAGGTTCGCGGTGGTGTGCCTGATAGAAAGTGTAGCGGCCAATTGCCTTTATGCTTCGGTCTTGTTCGCGCGGGTTACCTGGTGCGATAGCGCAGGCGGGTGCCGAAATTCACCGACATGAGAATCTCGTCAGCGGTCAGTTCGACAGGGAAATAAGCGCCGGAAATCTGCGCATGGGCCAGGCTGGCGCCTTCGATCCTGGCATTGCGCAGGTCCAGGCCGCGGAGGTCGGCTCCGCGAAAATACGCGTCGGTGAAATTGACGGCCTCAGTGTCCATGTTGCGCAGGTCGAGCCCGCGGAAGTCGCCGCCGGATAGATCGACCTCGACACCCTTCGGCTTCTGCGCATTGAAGCCATTCACATCGTCGTTGTACAGGAGGTGGTAGAGCGGATGATCAAGCTGACGGGGCTGGCTCATGGCAGATACCGCTGATGGCTTGACCAGCAGTATAGAAGCCCTGCCAGGGTTTGCCTGGCAGGGGCGTCAGCCGCTTGGGCTCAGAGTCCCGGCAGGCGCTGGCGAATGCGCTCCACCAGGCTGTCCAGGCTGGCGCCTTCATGCGTATCGACGCGTTTGCTGTGAGCCAGTTCATCGGCATCGAGTGGTTCGCGGTTGGCTTGCTGGCTCCGGATCACCTCCAGCGTCGCATCCGAGGGGTCCTTGCCTTCATTCTGGCGTTGCTCCAGCCAACCGGCGATCACCGCATCCGGGGCGTGGCAGTCGATAATCAGGAAAGGTGTGCCGGTGTCTTCCGCGACCTCGCTCGCCGCCTGACGCTGTACGGTCTTGAGATAGGTCGCGTCGATCACTACCGGGAATCCGGCGTGCAGGACTTCGCGTGCCAGTTGGTGCAGGCGCTGATAGGTCGCCTGGCTGGCATCGGTACTGTAGATACCCGCGGCCAGCTGGTTTCTGGTCGCGCTGCTCTGTTCGCCGAACAGGCGCTTGCGTTCGATATCGGAGCGCAGGCGGATGGCGCCCAGCGCTTCTACCAGGCGCATGGCAACGTGGCTCTTGCCGACAGCCGAGACGCCATGGGTGATGGCCAGGAAGGGGGTCGGAATGGCGCTGTAGCTCTCGGCCAGTGCGGCATAACCGCGATACTGGCGAAGAATCACCGCGCGCTGCACGGGGTCCTGCTCCTGGCCCAGGCGGAACAGTGCGACCTTGCCGCGGACCATGGCGCGGTAGGCCTTGTAGAAATTGAGAAGCTGCAGGGCTGCGTAATCGCCGGTGCGCTCCAGCCAGCCACTGATGAAGCGACGTGCCAGGCACTTGAGGCCGCGGTCCTCGAGGTCCATGGCCAAAAAGGCGATATCCGCAGTGACGTCGGTCAGGCGGAAGGGTTCGTTGAATTCGATGCAGTCGAACAGCACCACATTGCCGTCGATCTGCGCGGCGTTACCCAGATGAATGTCACCGTGGCATTCACGGATAAAGCCTTGTGCCTTGCGCTCGGTCAGTAGCGGCTGCAGGCGCTCGTAGCTGGACTGCGCCCAGGCTTCGAGGGCGTCGAGTTGTTGCAGGTCCGCCTGCTCGCTGAGCATCGGACGAATCTGGTCGAAATTCTGCTGCACCGGCGCCATCACCGCTTGCGCGCTACCCAGCGCATGTTCCTGTGGCACCTTGGGCGCGTTCAGGTGGAAGGTGGCGATCTGCTCGGCCAGTGCGTCGATGTGAGTATTGTTCAGCTCACCGCGAACCTGGATGGCGCTGAGCAACTGCTCCTGCGGGAACTGACGCATCTTCAGTGCATATTCGATGGCCGGTGTGCTGCCATCGAGGCTGGGGGCGTCTTCACTGCCGCTGATCGGCAGCACTTCCAGATACAGATCGCGGGCCAGGCGCTGGTTGAGGCGCAGCTCCTCTTCGCAGAAGTGACGGCGCGCTTCGAGGCTGGTGAAGTCGAGGAAGCCAAAGTTGACCGGCTTTTTGATCTTGTAGGCATAGGGGCCAGTGAGCAAAACCCAGGAAATGTGGGTCTCAATCACCTGAAACCCTTCCACAGGATGCGGATACAGGGCCGGGTTCTGCAGTGCGGCAATCAGGGCTTGGCTCACGTTCGATCCTTGTTCTAGACGCTGTTCGAGCTGGGCATTATGGCCGCTGTGAGCTGCTCTGCAAACCATCCGGGCGGCGCTGCTGGCCCCTATGTAAAGTGCGTATAATCCCGCCATGACACGAAAACGCTCCCCCCGCTCAAACAAAAAATCCCGCTCGTCCGGCATGCGTCCCTGGCTCGCCTGGGGGCTCAAGCTCGGTCTTGTCGGCCTGGTGATCCTTGCCGGTTTCGCCGTTTACCTCGAT
The sequence above is drawn from the Pseudomonas sp. Z8(2022) genome and encodes:
- a CDS encoding TfoX/Sxy family protein, giving the protein MHDELQHLKNLGKTSAQWLHAVGIHSANDLRRYGAVGAYRAVKARGFRASKVLLYAIEGALLNVHWSELPAAHKAELNGQLDAAQGNNKS
- a CDS encoding pentapeptide repeat-containing protein, producing MSQPRQLDHPLYHLLYNDDVNGFNAQKPKGVEVDLSGGDFRGLDLRNMDTEAVNFTDAYFRGADLRGLDLRNARIEGASLAHAQISGAYFPVELTADEILMSVNFGTRLRYRTR
- a CDS encoding bifunctional aminoglycoside phosphotransferase/ATP-binding protein, coding for MSQALIAALQNPALYPHPVEGFQVIETHISWVLLTGPYAYKIKKPVNFGFLDFTSLEARRHFCEEELRLNQRLARDLYLEVLPISGSEDAPSLDGSTPAIEYALKMRQFPQEQLLSAIQVRGELNNTHIDALAEQIATFHLNAPKVPQEHALGSAQAVMAPVQQNFDQIRPMLSEQADLQQLDALEAWAQSSYERLQPLLTERKAQGFIRECHGDIHLGNAAQIDGNVVLFDCIEFNEPFRLTDVTADIAFLAMDLEDRGLKCLARRFISGWLERTGDYAALQLLNFYKAYRAMVRGKVALFRLGQEQDPVQRAVILRQYRGYAALAESYSAIPTPFLAITHGVSAVGKSHVAMRLVEALGAIRLRSDIERKRLFGEQSSATRNQLAAGIYSTDASQATYQRLHQLAREVLHAGFPVVIDATYLKTVQRQAASEVAEDTGTPFLIIDCHAPDAVIAGWLEQRQNEGKDPSDATLEVIRSQQANREPLDADELAHSKRVDTHEGASLDSLVERIRQRLPGL